A stretch of the Rosa rugosa chromosome 5, drRosRugo1.1, whole genome shotgun sequence genome encodes the following:
- the LOC133713182 gene encoding fanconi-associated nuclease 1 homolog isoform X2 produces the protein MLKGRESLSRLVGKRRRFLPNRHSLLSAPTTTQGLLNLDIDPNGKLVSLEGSSNQDEQENTVVGSVTCPVCSVKLSAQNNTINSHLDECLSRGTKRKLTQRTLLELNFCPVSKIQNFSCDSKEFGNDLFPAAHDESHVQDALWGLSNLRAVDESQNQVDSPSRNPINKDKISVVPDFDVNITQDDIYGVILETFIVGRRFGDETDLYLGASIYLSRDPDNAKDPNAIKVVYSDSGCLKMLGFLPRKLAEYLSPLIDQYRLNFEGCVTSVPKRSIDVVPIQIVCHKSSDNKDFNDDKVFKCLWRNAQQVIESTKSCPPSAIKYQDNFCVFIREVLRNSSHLLTDDEKNFIESFTSMSDDSQRLFVRLYTRKGPWFRLSAISYPEVLDPQQAVKELSETGYGSCFEITNKLSDDDIKEILDLLTVSDLREILCILKQSCNRGLRKMDLIASLISSYNEDLCPLLPSMVLHRTGSCVRISSNAESLIWRAEDLSAFLLVDLGIIKYPTYKCIVSQQIFSARDDLLGYEEAIEVAQIVDEALDGSNTGLVLKCIKIADSHLSNPVQSLTSESMAPFLSHFSATFVYSKVVLLGISFLEREHRYNEAIYLLKRLLNCFARDGRRGYWTLRLSIDLEHMCYLNESLLVAENGLLDEWVRAGSRVALQRRVLRLGKPPRRWKTPSFAESVKRKIMEVNVQGRPLNCAIGTKSRFYGEDGEQCGVEQLALQYYAEEGGWQGVHTESGIWLTIFGLLMWDIIFSNVPNVFRTRFQTAPLDLETESFYLVRKNQIESHLQKIHDGMAEEILITSWELHEGTACRGVNWGRHSLSELRAAVTCIGGPCVAAFCRHLAQDYRSWSSGMPDLLLWRFHGKYRGEAKLVEVKGPRDRLSEQQRAWLLLLMDCGFNAEVCKVSPIV, from the exons ATGCTAAAGGGAAGAGAAAGCTTGAGCCGATTGGTGGGCAAACGCAGGCGCTTCCTTCCCAATCGTCATTCACTCCTCTCCGCCCCTACCACCACCCAG GGCTTATTGAATCTGGATATCGATCCAAATGGCAAGCTCGTGTCGCTGGAAGGCTCTTCAAATCAAGACGAGCAAGAAAACACTGTGGTGGGCTCTGTTACTTGCCCTGTTTGCAGCGTCAAACTCAGTGCCCAAAACAACACCATCAATTCTCATCTGG ATGAGTGTCTATCTAGAGGAACCAAACGAAAGCTAACCCAGCGCACACTTCTAGAGCTGAACTTCTGCCCAGTGtcgaaaattcaaaatttttccTGTGACTCTAAAGAGTTTGGAAATGATTTATTTCCTGCAGCTCATGATGAGAGTCATGTACAAGATGCGTTGTGGGGGTTGTCTAACTTAAGGGCTGTTGACGAAAGTCAAAATCAGGTTGACAGTCCATCCAGAAACCCAATCAATAAGGACAAGATCAGTGTGGTGCCAGATTTTGATGTGAACATCACTCAGGACGACATATATGGGGTGATTCTTGAAACTTTTATTGTTGGCCGCAGGTTTGGTGATGAAACTGATTTATATCTTGGTGCAAGCATTTATCTCTCAAGAGATCCTGATAATGCTAAGGATCCTAATGCTATCAAG GTTGTTTATTCAGATTCAGGATGCCTTAAAATGCTTGGTTTTCTCCCTCGCAAGCTAGCTGAGTATTTGTCTCCTCTGATAGACCAGTATCGTTTAAATTTTGAG GGATGCGTTACCTCTGTTCCCAAGCGTTCTATTGATGTTGTCCCAATACAGATAGTGTGTCACAAGAGCAGTGATAATAAGGACTTTAATGATGACAAGGTTTTCAAATGTTTATGGAGAAATGCTCAGCAAGTAATTGAATCTACAAAGTCCTGTCCGCCCAGTGCAATAAAATATCAGGATAACTTTTGTGTTTTCATACGTGAGGTTTTGAGAAACAGTTCTCACCTCTTGACAGATGATGAAAAGAATTTCATCG AGTCGTTTACTTCAATGTCAGATGATAGTCAGAGGCTATTTGTTCGGCTTTATACACGGAAAG GCCCATGGTTTCGGCTGTCTGCTATTTCATACCCAGAAGTACTGGATCCCCAACAAGCAGTGAAAGAGCTATCTG AGACAGGGTATGGATCTTGCTTTGAAATTACAAATAAACTATCTGATGATGATATTAAGGAGATTTTGGATTTGCTCACTGTATCTGATCTACGTGAAATCTTGTGCATCCTTAAGCAG AGTTGCAATCGTGGCCTAAGAAAGATGGATCTCATTGCATCTCTTATATCTTCTTACAATGAAGATTTGtg CCCATTACTACCTAGTATGGTTTTGCATAGAACAGGATCCTGTGTTAGGATATCTTCAAATGCGGAGTCCCTTATCTGGCGTGCTGAG GATCTCTCAGCATTTCTACTGGTGGATTTGGGAATAATCAAGTATCCAACTTACAAGTGCATAGTCTCACAACAAATTTTCTCAGCTCGAGATGACTTGCTTGGCTATGAAGAG GCTATTGAAGTGGCACAAATAGTTGATGAAGCTCTTGATGGAAGCAACACTGGATTGGTCTTAAAGTGCATAAAAATAGCTGATTCCCATTTATCAAATCCAGTTCAATCCTTGACCTCTGAATCAATGGCTCCATTCCTTTCCCACTTTTCAGCAACATTTGTCTACTCAAAAGTGGTTTTACTAGGAATTTCTTTTCTTGAGCGTGAGCATAG GTACAATGAAGCTATCTATTTACTGAAAAGGCTGCTGAATTGTTTTGCTCGTGACGGTAGAAGAGGATACTGGACACTAAGGTTATCAATTGATTTGGAGCACATGTGCTATCTGAATGAGAGCCTTTTGGTTGCTGAAAATGGGTTACTAGATGAATGGGTGCGTGCTGGTTCAAGAGTGGCACTTCAAAGGAGAGTCCTTCGCTTGGGAAAACCACCGAGGCGATGGAAAACTCCTAGTTTTGCAGAGTCTGTCAAGAGGAAGATCATGGAG GTCAATGTTCAAGGGAGACCTCTAAATTGTGCAATAGGCACGAAGAGCAGGTTTTATGGAGAAGATGGGGAGCAATGTGGTGTAGAGCAGCTAGCTCTGCAGTATTATGCCGAGGAAGGTGGATGGCAGGGTGTTCATACAGAGAGTGGCATTTGGTTGACTATTTTTGGACTTCTTATGTGGGATATTATATTTTCCAATGTACCAAATGTCTTCCGCACCAGATTTCAG ACTGCTCCCTTGGATTTAGAGACTGAGAGCTTTTATTTAGTGAGAAAGAACCAAATCGAGTCTCACCTACAGAAAATTCATGATGGTATGGCTGAGGAGATTCTCATCACTTCATGGGAGTTACATGAGGGAACGGCGTGTAGAGGAGTTAACTGGGGGCGACATTCCCTCTCTGAGCTTCGGGCAGCTGTTACATGCATTGGTGGCCCTTGTGTGGCTGCATTTTGTCGACATCTTGCACAAGATTATCGTAGTTGGTCAAGTGGAATGCCAGATTTACTTCTGTGGCGCTTTCATGGGAAATACAGAGGTGAAGCAAAGCTTGTTGAAGTTAAAGGCCCCAGGGATAGACTCTCTGAACAGCAGCGAGCATGGCTATTGCTTTTAATGGATTGTGGATTCAATGCCGAGGTCTGTAAAGTGAGCCCTATTGTCTGA
- the LOC133713182 gene encoding fanconi-associated nuclease 1 homolog isoform X1, which yields MLKGRESLSRLVGKRRRFLPNRHSLLSAPTTTQGLLNLDIDPNGKLVSLEGSSNQDEQENTVVGSVTCPVCSVKLSAQNNTINSHLDECLSRGTKRKLTQRTLLELNFCPVSKIQNFSCDSKEFGNDLFPAAHDESHVQDALWGLSNLRAVDESQNQVDSPSRNPINKDKISVVPDFDVNITQDDIYGVILETFIVGRRFGDETDLYLGASIYLSRDPDNAKDPNAIKVVYSDSGCLKMLGFLPRKLAEYLSPLIDQYRLNFEGCVTSVPKRSIDVVPIQIVCHKSSDNKDFNDDKVFKCLWRNAQQVIESTKSCPPSAIKYQDNFCVFIREVLRNSSHLLTDDEKNFIESFTSMSDDSQRLFVRLYTRKGPWFRLSAISYPEVLDPQQAVKELSETGYGSCFEITNKLSDDDIKEILDLLTVSDLREILCILKQSCNRGLRKMDLIASLISSYNEDLCPLLPSMVLHRTGSCVRISSNAESLIWRAERLFFLNGEQDLSAFLLVDLGIIKYPTYKCIVSQQIFSARDDLLGYEEAIEVAQIVDEALDGSNTGLVLKCIKIADSHLSNPVQSLTSESMAPFLSHFSATFVYSKVVLLGISFLEREHRYNEAIYLLKRLLNCFARDGRRGYWTLRLSIDLEHMCYLNESLLVAENGLLDEWVRAGSRVALQRRVLRLGKPPRRWKTPSFAESVKRKIMEVNVQGRPLNCAIGTKSRFYGEDGEQCGVEQLALQYYAEEGGWQGVHTESGIWLTIFGLLMWDIIFSNVPNVFRTRFQTAPLDLETESFYLVRKNQIESHLQKIHDGMAEEILITSWELHEGTACRGVNWGRHSLSELRAAVTCIGGPCVAAFCRHLAQDYRSWSSGMPDLLLWRFHGKYRGEAKLVEVKGPRDRLSEQQRAWLLLLMDCGFNAEVCKVSPIV from the exons ATGCTAAAGGGAAGAGAAAGCTTGAGCCGATTGGTGGGCAAACGCAGGCGCTTCCTTCCCAATCGTCATTCACTCCTCTCCGCCCCTACCACCACCCAG GGCTTATTGAATCTGGATATCGATCCAAATGGCAAGCTCGTGTCGCTGGAAGGCTCTTCAAATCAAGACGAGCAAGAAAACACTGTGGTGGGCTCTGTTACTTGCCCTGTTTGCAGCGTCAAACTCAGTGCCCAAAACAACACCATCAATTCTCATCTGG ATGAGTGTCTATCTAGAGGAACCAAACGAAAGCTAACCCAGCGCACACTTCTAGAGCTGAACTTCTGCCCAGTGtcgaaaattcaaaatttttccTGTGACTCTAAAGAGTTTGGAAATGATTTATTTCCTGCAGCTCATGATGAGAGTCATGTACAAGATGCGTTGTGGGGGTTGTCTAACTTAAGGGCTGTTGACGAAAGTCAAAATCAGGTTGACAGTCCATCCAGAAACCCAATCAATAAGGACAAGATCAGTGTGGTGCCAGATTTTGATGTGAACATCACTCAGGACGACATATATGGGGTGATTCTTGAAACTTTTATTGTTGGCCGCAGGTTTGGTGATGAAACTGATTTATATCTTGGTGCAAGCATTTATCTCTCAAGAGATCCTGATAATGCTAAGGATCCTAATGCTATCAAG GTTGTTTATTCAGATTCAGGATGCCTTAAAATGCTTGGTTTTCTCCCTCGCAAGCTAGCTGAGTATTTGTCTCCTCTGATAGACCAGTATCGTTTAAATTTTGAG GGATGCGTTACCTCTGTTCCCAAGCGTTCTATTGATGTTGTCCCAATACAGATAGTGTGTCACAAGAGCAGTGATAATAAGGACTTTAATGATGACAAGGTTTTCAAATGTTTATGGAGAAATGCTCAGCAAGTAATTGAATCTACAAAGTCCTGTCCGCCCAGTGCAATAAAATATCAGGATAACTTTTGTGTTTTCATACGTGAGGTTTTGAGAAACAGTTCTCACCTCTTGACAGATGATGAAAAGAATTTCATCG AGTCGTTTACTTCAATGTCAGATGATAGTCAGAGGCTATTTGTTCGGCTTTATACACGGAAAG GCCCATGGTTTCGGCTGTCTGCTATTTCATACCCAGAAGTACTGGATCCCCAACAAGCAGTGAAAGAGCTATCTG AGACAGGGTATGGATCTTGCTTTGAAATTACAAATAAACTATCTGATGATGATATTAAGGAGATTTTGGATTTGCTCACTGTATCTGATCTACGTGAAATCTTGTGCATCCTTAAGCAG AGTTGCAATCGTGGCCTAAGAAAGATGGATCTCATTGCATCTCTTATATCTTCTTACAATGAAGATTTGtg CCCATTACTACCTAGTATGGTTTTGCATAGAACAGGATCCTGTGTTAGGATATCTTCAAATGCGGAGTCCCTTATCTGGCGTGCTGAG AGGCTTTTCTTCCTGAATGGTGAACAGGATCTCTCAGCATTTCTACTGGTGGATTTGGGAATAATCAAGTATCCAACTTACAAGTGCATAGTCTCACAACAAATTTTCTCAGCTCGAGATGACTTGCTTGGCTATGAAGAG GCTATTGAAGTGGCACAAATAGTTGATGAAGCTCTTGATGGAAGCAACACTGGATTGGTCTTAAAGTGCATAAAAATAGCTGATTCCCATTTATCAAATCCAGTTCAATCCTTGACCTCTGAATCAATGGCTCCATTCCTTTCCCACTTTTCAGCAACATTTGTCTACTCAAAAGTGGTTTTACTAGGAATTTCTTTTCTTGAGCGTGAGCATAG GTACAATGAAGCTATCTATTTACTGAAAAGGCTGCTGAATTGTTTTGCTCGTGACGGTAGAAGAGGATACTGGACACTAAGGTTATCAATTGATTTGGAGCACATGTGCTATCTGAATGAGAGCCTTTTGGTTGCTGAAAATGGGTTACTAGATGAATGGGTGCGTGCTGGTTCAAGAGTGGCACTTCAAAGGAGAGTCCTTCGCTTGGGAAAACCACCGAGGCGATGGAAAACTCCTAGTTTTGCAGAGTCTGTCAAGAGGAAGATCATGGAG GTCAATGTTCAAGGGAGACCTCTAAATTGTGCAATAGGCACGAAGAGCAGGTTTTATGGAGAAGATGGGGAGCAATGTGGTGTAGAGCAGCTAGCTCTGCAGTATTATGCCGAGGAAGGTGGATGGCAGGGTGTTCATACAGAGAGTGGCATTTGGTTGACTATTTTTGGACTTCTTATGTGGGATATTATATTTTCCAATGTACCAAATGTCTTCCGCACCAGATTTCAG ACTGCTCCCTTGGATTTAGAGACTGAGAGCTTTTATTTAGTGAGAAAGAACCAAATCGAGTCTCACCTACAGAAAATTCATGATGGTATGGCTGAGGAGATTCTCATCACTTCATGGGAGTTACATGAGGGAACGGCGTGTAGAGGAGTTAACTGGGGGCGACATTCCCTCTCTGAGCTTCGGGCAGCTGTTACATGCATTGGTGGCCCTTGTGTGGCTGCATTTTGTCGACATCTTGCACAAGATTATCGTAGTTGGTCAAGTGGAATGCCAGATTTACTTCTGTGGCGCTTTCATGGGAAATACAGAGGTGAAGCAAAGCTTGTTGAAGTTAAAGGCCCCAGGGATAGACTCTCTGAACAGCAGCGAGCATGGCTATTGCTTTTAATGGATTGTGGATTCAATGCCGAGGTCTGTAAAGTGAGCCCTATTGTCTGA
- the LOC133713182 gene encoding fanconi-associated nuclease 1 homolog isoform X4 yields MLGFLPRKLAEYLSPLIDQYRLNFEGCVTSVPKRSIDVVPIQIVCHKSSDNKDFNDDKVFKCLWRNAQQVIESTKSCPPSAIKYQDNFCVFIREVLRNSSHLLTDDEKNFIESFTSMSDDSQRLFVRLYTRKGPWFRLSAISYPEVLDPQQAVKELSETGYGSCFEITNKLSDDDIKEILDLLTVSDLREILCILKQSCNRGLRKMDLIASLISSYNEDLCPLLPSMVLHRTGSCVRISSNAESLIWRAERLFFLNGEQDLSAFLLVDLGIIKYPTYKCIVSQQIFSARDDLLGYEEAIEVAQIVDEALDGSNTGLVLKCIKIADSHLSNPVQSLTSESMAPFLSHFSATFVYSKVVLLGISFLEREHRYNEAIYLLKRLLNCFARDGRRGYWTLRLSIDLEHMCYLNESLLVAENGLLDEWVRAGSRVALQRRVLRLGKPPRRWKTPSFAESVKRKIMEVNVQGRPLNCAIGTKSRFYGEDGEQCGVEQLALQYYAEEGGWQGVHTESGIWLTIFGLLMWDIIFSNVPNVFRTRFQTAPLDLETESFYLVRKNQIESHLQKIHDGMAEEILITSWELHEGTACRGVNWGRHSLSELRAAVTCIGGPCVAAFCRHLAQDYRSWSSGMPDLLLWRFHGKYRGEAKLVEVKGPRDRLSEQQRAWLLLLMDCGFNAEVCKVSPIV; encoded by the exons ATGCTTGGTTTTCTCCCTCGCAAGCTAGCTGAGTATTTGTCTCCTCTGATAGACCAGTATCGTTTAAATTTTGAG GGATGCGTTACCTCTGTTCCCAAGCGTTCTATTGATGTTGTCCCAATACAGATAGTGTGTCACAAGAGCAGTGATAATAAGGACTTTAATGATGACAAGGTTTTCAAATGTTTATGGAGAAATGCTCAGCAAGTAATTGAATCTACAAAGTCCTGTCCGCCCAGTGCAATAAAATATCAGGATAACTTTTGTGTTTTCATACGTGAGGTTTTGAGAAACAGTTCTCACCTCTTGACAGATGATGAAAAGAATTTCATCG AGTCGTTTACTTCAATGTCAGATGATAGTCAGAGGCTATTTGTTCGGCTTTATACACGGAAAG GCCCATGGTTTCGGCTGTCTGCTATTTCATACCCAGAAGTACTGGATCCCCAACAAGCAGTGAAAGAGCTATCTG AGACAGGGTATGGATCTTGCTTTGAAATTACAAATAAACTATCTGATGATGATATTAAGGAGATTTTGGATTTGCTCACTGTATCTGATCTACGTGAAATCTTGTGCATCCTTAAGCAG AGTTGCAATCGTGGCCTAAGAAAGATGGATCTCATTGCATCTCTTATATCTTCTTACAATGAAGATTTGtg CCCATTACTACCTAGTATGGTTTTGCATAGAACAGGATCCTGTGTTAGGATATCTTCAAATGCGGAGTCCCTTATCTGGCGTGCTGAG AGGCTTTTCTTCCTGAATGGTGAACAGGATCTCTCAGCATTTCTACTGGTGGATTTGGGAATAATCAAGTATCCAACTTACAAGTGCATAGTCTCACAACAAATTTTCTCAGCTCGAGATGACTTGCTTGGCTATGAAGAG GCTATTGAAGTGGCACAAATAGTTGATGAAGCTCTTGATGGAAGCAACACTGGATTGGTCTTAAAGTGCATAAAAATAGCTGATTCCCATTTATCAAATCCAGTTCAATCCTTGACCTCTGAATCAATGGCTCCATTCCTTTCCCACTTTTCAGCAACATTTGTCTACTCAAAAGTGGTTTTACTAGGAATTTCTTTTCTTGAGCGTGAGCATAG GTACAATGAAGCTATCTATTTACTGAAAAGGCTGCTGAATTGTTTTGCTCGTGACGGTAGAAGAGGATACTGGACACTAAGGTTATCAATTGATTTGGAGCACATGTGCTATCTGAATGAGAGCCTTTTGGTTGCTGAAAATGGGTTACTAGATGAATGGGTGCGTGCTGGTTCAAGAGTGGCACTTCAAAGGAGAGTCCTTCGCTTGGGAAAACCACCGAGGCGATGGAAAACTCCTAGTTTTGCAGAGTCTGTCAAGAGGAAGATCATGGAG GTCAATGTTCAAGGGAGACCTCTAAATTGTGCAATAGGCACGAAGAGCAGGTTTTATGGAGAAGATGGGGAGCAATGTGGTGTAGAGCAGCTAGCTCTGCAGTATTATGCCGAGGAAGGTGGATGGCAGGGTGTTCATACAGAGAGTGGCATTTGGTTGACTATTTTTGGACTTCTTATGTGGGATATTATATTTTCCAATGTACCAAATGTCTTCCGCACCAGATTTCAG ACTGCTCCCTTGGATTTAGAGACTGAGAGCTTTTATTTAGTGAGAAAGAACCAAATCGAGTCTCACCTACAGAAAATTCATGATGGTATGGCTGAGGAGATTCTCATCACTTCATGGGAGTTACATGAGGGAACGGCGTGTAGAGGAGTTAACTGGGGGCGACATTCCCTCTCTGAGCTTCGGGCAGCTGTTACATGCATTGGTGGCCCTTGTGTGGCTGCATTTTGTCGACATCTTGCACAAGATTATCGTAGTTGGTCAAGTGGAATGCCAGATTTACTTCTGTGGCGCTTTCATGGGAAATACAGAGGTGAAGCAAAGCTTGTTGAAGTTAAAGGCCCCAGGGATAGACTCTCTGAACAGCAGCGAGCATGGCTATTGCTTTTAATGGATTGTGGATTCAATGCCGAGGTCTGTAAAGTGAGCCCTATTGTCTGA
- the LOC133713182 gene encoding fanconi-associated nuclease 1 homolog isoform X3, translated as MLKGRESLSRLVGKRRRFLPNRHSLLSAPTTTQGLLNLDIDPNGKLVSLEGSSNQDEQENTVVGSVTCPVCSVKLSAQNNTINSHLDECLSRGTKRKLTQRTLLELNFCPVSKIQNFSCDSKEFGNDLFPAAHDESHVQDALWGLSNLRAVDESQNQVDSPSRNPINKDKISVVPDFDVNITQDDIYGVILETFIVGRRFGDETDLYLGASIYLSRDPDNAKDPNAIKVVYSDSGCLKMLGFLPRKLAEYLSPLIDQYRLNFEGCVTSVPKRSIDVVPIQIVCHKSSDNKDFNDDKVFKCLWRNAQQVIESTKSCPPSAIKYQDNFCVFIREVLRNSSHLLTDDEKNFIESFTSMSDDSQRLFVRLYTRKGPWFRLSAISYPEVLDPQQAVKELSETGYGSCFEITNKLSDDDIKEILDLLTVSDLREILCILKQSCNRGLRKMDLIASLISSYNEDLCPLLPSMVLHRTGSCVRISSNAESLIWRAERLFFLNGEQDLSAFLLVDLGIIKYPTYKCIVSQQIFSARDDLLGYEEAIEVAQIVDEALDGSNTGLVLKCIKIADSHLSNPVQSLTSESMAPFLSHFSATFVYSKVVLLGISFLEREHRYNEAIYLLKRLLNCFARDGRRGYWTLRLSIDLEHMCYLNESLLVAENGLLDEWVRAGSRVALQRRVLRLGKPPRRWKTPSFAESVKRKIMELGQCSRETSKLCNRHEEQVLWRRWGAMWCRAASSAVLCRGRWMAGCSYREWHLVDYFWTSYVGYYIFQCTKCLPHQISDCSLGFRD; from the exons ATGCTAAAGGGAAGAGAAAGCTTGAGCCGATTGGTGGGCAAACGCAGGCGCTTCCTTCCCAATCGTCATTCACTCCTCTCCGCCCCTACCACCACCCAG GGCTTATTGAATCTGGATATCGATCCAAATGGCAAGCTCGTGTCGCTGGAAGGCTCTTCAAATCAAGACGAGCAAGAAAACACTGTGGTGGGCTCTGTTACTTGCCCTGTTTGCAGCGTCAAACTCAGTGCCCAAAACAACACCATCAATTCTCATCTGG ATGAGTGTCTATCTAGAGGAACCAAACGAAAGCTAACCCAGCGCACACTTCTAGAGCTGAACTTCTGCCCAGTGtcgaaaattcaaaatttttccTGTGACTCTAAAGAGTTTGGAAATGATTTATTTCCTGCAGCTCATGATGAGAGTCATGTACAAGATGCGTTGTGGGGGTTGTCTAACTTAAGGGCTGTTGACGAAAGTCAAAATCAGGTTGACAGTCCATCCAGAAACCCAATCAATAAGGACAAGATCAGTGTGGTGCCAGATTTTGATGTGAACATCACTCAGGACGACATATATGGGGTGATTCTTGAAACTTTTATTGTTGGCCGCAGGTTTGGTGATGAAACTGATTTATATCTTGGTGCAAGCATTTATCTCTCAAGAGATCCTGATAATGCTAAGGATCCTAATGCTATCAAG GTTGTTTATTCAGATTCAGGATGCCTTAAAATGCTTGGTTTTCTCCCTCGCAAGCTAGCTGAGTATTTGTCTCCTCTGATAGACCAGTATCGTTTAAATTTTGAG GGATGCGTTACCTCTGTTCCCAAGCGTTCTATTGATGTTGTCCCAATACAGATAGTGTGTCACAAGAGCAGTGATAATAAGGACTTTAATGATGACAAGGTTTTCAAATGTTTATGGAGAAATGCTCAGCAAGTAATTGAATCTACAAAGTCCTGTCCGCCCAGTGCAATAAAATATCAGGATAACTTTTGTGTTTTCATACGTGAGGTTTTGAGAAACAGTTCTCACCTCTTGACAGATGATGAAAAGAATTTCATCG AGTCGTTTACTTCAATGTCAGATGATAGTCAGAGGCTATTTGTTCGGCTTTATACACGGAAAG GCCCATGGTTTCGGCTGTCTGCTATTTCATACCCAGAAGTACTGGATCCCCAACAAGCAGTGAAAGAGCTATCTG AGACAGGGTATGGATCTTGCTTTGAAATTACAAATAAACTATCTGATGATGATATTAAGGAGATTTTGGATTTGCTCACTGTATCTGATCTACGTGAAATCTTGTGCATCCTTAAGCAG AGTTGCAATCGTGGCCTAAGAAAGATGGATCTCATTGCATCTCTTATATCTTCTTACAATGAAGATTTGtg CCCATTACTACCTAGTATGGTTTTGCATAGAACAGGATCCTGTGTTAGGATATCTTCAAATGCGGAGTCCCTTATCTGGCGTGCTGAG AGGCTTTTCTTCCTGAATGGTGAACAGGATCTCTCAGCATTTCTACTGGTGGATTTGGGAATAATCAAGTATCCAACTTACAAGTGCATAGTCTCACAACAAATTTTCTCAGCTCGAGATGACTTGCTTGGCTATGAAGAG GCTATTGAAGTGGCACAAATAGTTGATGAAGCTCTTGATGGAAGCAACACTGGATTGGTCTTAAAGTGCATAAAAATAGCTGATTCCCATTTATCAAATCCAGTTCAATCCTTGACCTCTGAATCAATGGCTCCATTCCTTTCCCACTTTTCAGCAACATTTGTCTACTCAAAAGTGGTTTTACTAGGAATTTCTTTTCTTGAGCGTGAGCATAG GTACAATGAAGCTATCTATTTACTGAAAAGGCTGCTGAATTGTTTTGCTCGTGACGGTAGAAGAGGATACTGGACACTAAGGTTATCAATTGATTTGGAGCACATGTGCTATCTGAATGAGAGCCTTTTGGTTGCTGAAAATGGGTTACTAGATGAATGGGTGCGTGCTGGTTCAAGAGTGGCACTTCAAAGGAGAGTCCTTCGCTTGGGAAAACCACCGAGGCGATGGAAAACTCCTAGTTTTGCAGAGTCTGTCAAGAGGAAGATCATGGAG TTAGGTCAATGTTCAAGGGAGACCTCTAAATTGTGCAATAGGCACGAAGAGCAGGTTTTATGGAGAAGATGGGGAGCAATGTGGTGTAGAGCAGCTAGCTCTGCAGTATTATGCCGAGGAAGGTGGATGGCAGGGTGTTCATACAGAGAGTGGCATTTGGTTGACTATTTTTGGACTTCTTATGTGGGATATTATATTTTCCAATGTACCAAATGTCTTCCGCACCAGATTTCAG ACTGCTCCCTTGGATTTAGAGACTGA
- the LOC133713183 gene encoding protein PHOSPHATE STARVATION RESPONSE 1-like: MATNKVESSEGSFSRGSHNGEQIQFSSHENQERRTELQQKNLPAERPRPTGQLTAMVRPYVRSELPRIRWTPHLHRCFVHAVDILGGEDRATPKKILRIMNVEGLTMNHVKSHLQKYRNMKHEELIQEAAAAARAKANEKGKYSYLPESINSSATPPWKDEKNMKTNHILSNLFWGLTNNTRVQVDLSSLSSYCWL; encoded by the exons ATGGCAACGAACAAGGTTGAATCAAGTGAAGGGAGCTTTTCTAGGGGATCACACAATGGTGAACAAATACAATTCTCATCCCATGAGAATCAAGAAAGGAGAACTGAACTTCAACAGAAGAATCTGCCAGCTGAAAGGCCGAGACCTACTGGCCAGTTAACTGCTATGGTTAGACCTTATGTTCGCTCCGAACTTCCTCGGATTCGCTGGACACCTCATCTCCACCGCTGTTTTGTGCATGCAGTTGATATCCTTGGAGGAGAAGACA GAGCCACTCCAAAGAAGATCTTGAGGATCATGAATGTTGAAGGTCTCACCATGAATCATGTAAAAAGCCATCTTCAG AAGTACAGAAACATGAAACATGAAGAACTCATACAAG AAGCAGCAGCAGCTGCAAGAGCAAAGGCGAATGAGAAGGGGAAGTACTCGTACCTACCTGAATCAATTAATAGCTCCGCTACTCCACCCTG GAAAGATGAGAAGAACATGAAAACTAACCACATCTTGTCAAATCTATTTTGGGGATTAACCAATAATACTCGAGTACAAGTCGATCTCTCTTCACTCTCTTCTTATTGCTGGCTCTAA